One genomic region from Oryzias melastigma strain HK-1 unplaced genomic scaffold, ASM292280v2 sc00335, whole genome shotgun sequence encodes:
- the gh1 gene encoding somatotropin, with protein MDPGLAINRAILLLSAVCLSVCSQPITDSQRLFSIAVNRVQHIHLLAQRLFSDFESSLQTEEQRQLSKIFLQDHCNSDINISPLDKHGTQNSPVQKLLSICYVLVESWELPSRSLAGSSAPRNQISPKLGELKTGILLLIRANQNVAEIYEDTLSLPLGEYIDYYRGLGADGSLRRTYELLACFKKDMHKVETYLTVAKCRLSPETNCIL; from the exons ATGGATCCCGGGCTAGCCATTAACAGAG CCATCCTTCTGCTGTCAGCTGTCTGTCTGAGTGTTtgctctcagccaatcacagacagcCAGCGTCTGTTTTCCATTGCAGTAAACAGAGTTCAACACATCCACCTGCTCGCCCAgagacttttctctgacttt GAGAGCTCTCTGCAGACTGAGGAGCAACGTCAACTCAGCAAGATCTTCTTGCAAGATCACTGCAACTCTGATATCAACATCAGCCCATTAGACAAGCATGGCACTCAAAACAGTCCG GTTCAGAAGCTCCTGTCTATCTGCTATGTTCTGGTAGAATCCTGGGAATTACCCAGTCGCTCTTTGGCCGGGAGTTCGGCTCCACGGAACCAGATTTCCCCCAAACTGGGTGAACTCAAAACAGGAATTCTTCTTCTGATTAGG GCCAATCAGAATGTAGCTGAGATCTATGAGGACACCCTGTCTCTTCCATTGGGAGAGTACATAGACTATTATCGTGGACTTGGGGCTGACGGCTCACTGAGGCGGACATATGAGCTGCTAGCTTGCTTCAAGAAGGACATGCATAAG GTGGAGACCTACCTGACTGTGGCTAAATGTCGACTGTCTCCAGAGACAAACTGTATCCTGTAA